From a region of the Poecile atricapillus isolate bPoeAtr1 chromosome 16, bPoeAtr1.hap1, whole genome shotgun sequence genome:
- the MORN3 gene encoding MORN repeat-containing protein 3 translates to MPVIKYPRIRDPLFYEWDRKAQKCGLRHTIYFVNGDQYTGEWLDNLKHGKGTQIWKSTGAIYSGDWKFGKRDGYGSYSILDPVTKEYKKVYTGWWENDQRGGRGMFSYPNGERYEGEWSNGLRSGWGKMHYSDGSIYEGQWLTDQPNGQGVLRLPNGNRYEGSWKDGKKHGPGKYFYPDKGQLLEGIWVADIPKCGVLVDFGRDNAPAPTEFPLPEIELRDPAGVSAEARAMFDDSHN, encoded by the exons ATGCCCGTTATAAAGTACCCCAGGATTAGAGACCCTCTCTTTTATGAATGGGACAGGAAAGCCCAGAAATGTGGATTAAGACACacaatttattttgtaaatggGGATCAGTATACTGGAGAATGGCTGGACAACTTGAAACATG GTAAAGGCACCCAGATTTGGAAAAGCACAGGAGCTATTTACAGCGGAGACTGGAAGTTTGGGAAGCGGGATGGTTATGGCTCATACAGCATTCTTGACCCAGTGACCAAGGAATACAAGAAGGTGTACACAGGCTGGTGGGAAAATGACCAAAGAGGT ggccgGGGGATGTTCTCTTACCCCAACGGGGAGCGCTACGAGGGCGAGTGGAGCAATGGTTTGCGAAGCGGCTGGGGAAAGATGCACTACAGCGATGGCTCCATCTACGAGGGACAGTGGCTGACGGATCAGCCCAACGGGCAGGGCGTGCTGCGGCTCC CAAATGGAAATCGGTACGAAGGAAGTTGGAAAGATGGCAAGaagcatggcccagggaaataCTTCTACCCAGATAAGGGACAGCTGTTAGAAGGCATCTGGGTAGCAGATATACCAAAGTGTGGAGTTCTGGTCGACTTTGGCAGAGACAATGCTCCAGCCCCTACAGAGTTTCCACTCCCAGAG ATTGAACTACGTGATCCAGCTGGTGTTTCAGCAGAGGCTCGGGCAATGTTTGATGACAGCCATAATTAA